DNA from Streptomyces sp. Edi4:
CTCACCTCAACGGGTGAACAGCGGCCCGTTCGGCTGTGGGGCCCCGGACGGCAGCACGGCCAGGTCGAGGCCCCGCACAAGACGGGCCCGCAGGGTCTCGTCGGCGGCGATCAGCTCGGCCACCCGGCGTCCGGCCTCGGCGGGCGCCGCTCCGTCGGCGAGGACCAGGGCGAGCGTGCCGTCGGCGCTGCCGGGGCCGAGGTGGGCGCGCAGCACCTCGGGGACGGCGGCCACCGCCGAGCGTACCGCCTCGATCACCGCCGGGTCCTGGAGCGGATCGGCATCGGCGCGCCCCTCGGCCAGGGCGAGCAGGGCCGCACCCTTCAGTTCGTACGCCACCGGCCCCGCCAGGTCGATGACCACGGTGTCCGCCTTCTCGTGCACGGCGGCCGCGAGCGCCTGGCGCAGCGGGACCGCCACCGGCCGGGCCGCCGGGTCCCACAGCGCGAGCGTCTGGGTCGAGGTGAACGCGGGCAGCGCCGTGCGCCCGCCCGCCTTCAGGGTGGGCACCGCCATGTCGCTGGTCTTCTCGCGCTTGAGGCCGTGTTCGTCGATCTCGCTCTCACCCAGCAGCGCGACCACGGGGACCAGCAGCCGCGCCGTGCGCAGCGCGGCGAGCACGCGCGGCTCGGCCGATCTGTCCTCGGCCCAGGCGGCCAGCGCCTCGGTCAGTTCGGGGGCGGCGGTGCCGTCGTCGTCGGAGAAGCCGGAATCCGGAATGTTCTTGAGCGCCACGCCATGAGACTAACCGGGCAGGCCTGCCGGTCCCGCACGGCCTCCGGACCGGCCTACAGCCACTCGCGCGGCGTCTTGACCCGGGTGGAGCGCCACAGCGCCACGCCGGTGGCGAGCAGCAGGACGCCGCCGCCTGCGGAGAGCGGGGCGAGCCAGTCGCCCGGGTCGTCCGAGGCGGCCGGCACGTCGGGGCCGCCGCCGAAGTAGGTCCTGCCGTACCCGGCGGCCTGGGGGCGTACCGCGCCCGGTTTCAGTCCGGCCGCGGCGGCGAGGGCGGCGGCCGGGTCGATCATGCCGTAGCCACGGGCGTCGTCGCGGCCGCCCCGGGGGGAGTCGCGCGCGGTGTCCTGGAGGAGCTTCTTGATCTGCGCCGGGGTCAGGCCCGGGTCGGCCGAGCGCAGCAGGGCGACGGCGCCGGACACGAAGGCGGAGGCGGCGCTCGTGCCCCAGCCCTCGTAGTACTTGCGGTCCGGGTCGGCTATCACGACGTCCACGCCGGGTGCGCTGACGGTGGCGTACCAGCGCCGGGTGGAGAAGGAGGCGTGGGTGCCGTTCTTGTCGACGGCGGCCACCGCGATCACGCCGGGATAGGCGGCCGGGTAGGAGATGTGGTCGCCGGAGTCGCCGCCGTTGCCGGCCGAGGCCACGACGACGGCGCCCTTGCCGAGCGCGTACTGGATCGCGGCGTCCTCGGCGGGTTCGGGGTGCGCGGAGGCGCTGTCGTCGCCGAGCGAGAGGTTGATGACGTCGGCGCCGTTGTCGGCGGCCCAGCGGATGCCGTCGGCGAGCGCGCCGCCCTTGGACTCGCGGGCCTGTGCGCGGGCCGGGTCGGTCGACTCCAGGATGACGCGGACGGGAAGGATCCTGGCCTCGGGCGCGATGCCGAGCACGCCGGAGCGGTTGTCCGCGCCGTGCCCGTGGCCCGCGATGATCCCGGCCATGGCGGTGCCGTGCCGGGCCCAGTCGCGGCTGCCGGGCCCCGCGCCGAAGCCGATGAGGTCGTTGCCGGGCAGTACCTGCCCCGCGAGGTCGGGGTGGTCGGCGTCGACACCGGTGTCCAGGACCGCGACGGTCACGCCCTTGCCCTGGGAGGTGCGCCAGGCCTGCTGGGTGTGCATGGCGCCCAGTTCCCACTGGCGGTCGCGGATGCCGTCGGCGTGCGCGGGTCCTGCTGCGACGAGCAGGGTGAGCGCGGCGGCGGCGCCCAGCGCGGCCGCGCGGCGCGCCCGGACGACGGGCACCCGGGCGCGCCGCGCGGTCATCGGCGCTCCAGCCGCCGGTTGCCGGGTCACCGCGCACGCTCCGGGCCCGAGGCCACCTTCTTGCGCAGGTCGCGTTCGACGGTGTCGGCGATGCCCTTGGCGCCGTGGCCGAGGCCCGCCTCGGCCACGGGTCCGCTCGCCGCCTGGGCCGTGGCCGCGTCGGCGGACTGCGGCGCGGGGGCCACGCGGCCGTCCGCGAACCCCGAGACGGCGGTGACGACGACGGGCGCGTCCGTGAGCACCCGTACCGTCCAGCTCGCACGCTGCTTGTCGCCGAACGCGGCGGCGGCGCTGTTCTTGACGGCGTAGGGCCTCGGCATCAGGTCCGTACGCTCCCCCAGCTTCTCGTTGCTGAACCGGTTCGCCAGGGCGGTCATCGCGGCGGGCTGGGCGCGGGTGAAGAGGAGTCCGACGGTGATCACGCTGGTCTCGGTCGCGTCGGTGTAGGTGGCGCGCAGCATACGGGCGCAGCCGACCGGTGCCACGACCTTCAGGAGCAGGGGGTCGAGCGCGTCCGCGCAGTCGCCGTCCGGCGCGACGCCGATCCGGGTCCACTGGCGGTCCGCGCCGCCCGGGCCCGCGCCGGTGCCCCGGATGCTGGGCGGGAAGAGGGTGTCGACGGGGACGCTGTGCCACAGCTCGCGCGCGGCGGTGTAGGTGCTGGGGGCCGAGGGCCCGCCGGAGCCCCCGTCGAGCCAGGTGCCGGCCGCCGCCCCGCCGATGAGCCCGGCGCCGAGGACGACGCAGACCGCGGCCGCCGCCACGCGCCCGGGCCTGCGGGCCGGCACCGGCCGCAGCGGGCCCGGCTCGTCGGACAGCGGTGGCGGGGGCAGCAGCGGCTTGGGCGGGGCGGCCGGCGGCGCGGGTATCGCGGCGGGCGGCAGCGCGGTGGGAGGTAGGGCGACGGGAGGCGGCGCCGAAACCCCGGAGGGTATGGGGGTGTTCGGCCGGTCGGGCAGGACCGGGCCCGGGTCCATCAGGCCGAGCGCGCGGCGCGGCCGGTCGGTGGCGCGGGCGGGCGCGGGCCCGGCGGGAGCCGGCGCGGGGGGAGCGGACGCCTCGGGTTCCGGTGCGGGGGAGGGCAGTTGGGGGGTGGTGTGCGGGGGCCGTGCGTCGGTGGTCATCCGCCCCCCTCGTACCCCTCTTGCCGTCCGGTCCAGCCCTTTCGCGCTCGGGCGTCACTCTACGGGCTGATCCTGTGCGGGCGCAGACCGGTCCGGGCGCGGACCGGTCCGGGCGCCGCGGCATCCCGTGCGGTCCGCGCTCCTCGACCCCTACCTTGTGGTAACCGGTTCTGGCAGGCTTCCGCCATGACACCCCGCGCCGCTGACCGCGCCCGGTACGACCGGGCGACCGCTCATCTCGACGCGCCGGTGGCGATCGTCGATCTGGAGGCGTTCGACGCCAACGCGGATGACGTCGTCCGCCGCGCGGCCGGCAAGCCGGTCCGGGTGGCCAGCAAGTCGGTGCGCTGCCGCGCGCTCCTGGAGCGGGTGCTCGCCCGGCCCGGCTTCGCGGGCCTGATGTCCTTCACGCTCGCGGAGTCGGTGTGGCTGGCGCGCGCCGGGTTCGAGGACGTACTGCTCGCCTATCCCTCCACCGACCGCGCGGCGTTCGCCGAGCTGACCGGGGATCCCAAGCTCGCCGGCGCCATCACCGTGATGATCGACGACCCGGCGCAGCTCGACCTGGTGGACCGGGCCCGCGAGGGCGCCGGGCACGAGGTGCGGGTCTGCCTGGAGCTGGACACCTCGCTCCAGCTGCTGGGGGGCCGGGTGCGTGTCGGCGCCCGCCGCTCCCCGCTGCGCACCCCGGCCCAACTGGCCGAACTGGCCCGCTCGGTGGCTCGGCGTCCGGGTTTCCGGCTGGTGGGTCTGATGGCGTACGAGGGTCATGTCGCCGGGGTCGGGGACGC
Protein-coding regions in this window:
- a CDS encoding SseB family protein gives rise to the protein MALKNIPDSGFSDDDGTAAPELTEALAAWAEDRSAEPRVLAALRTARLLVPVVALLGESEIDEHGLKREKTSDMAVPTLKAGGRTALPAFTSTQTLALWDPAARPVAVPLRQALAAAVHEKADTVVIDLAGPVAYELKGAALLALAEGRADADPLQDPAVIEAVRSAVAAVPEVLRAHLGPGSADGTLALVLADGAAPAEAGRRVAELIAADETLRARLVRGLDLAVLPSGAPQPNGPLFTR
- the mycP gene encoding type VII secretion-associated serine protease mycosin — encoded protein: MTARRARVPVVRARRAAALGAAAALTLLVAAGPAHADGIRDRQWELGAMHTQQAWRTSQGKGVTVAVLDTGVDADHPDLAGQVLPGNDLIGFGAGPGSRDWARHGTAMAGIIAGHGHGADNRSGVLGIAPEARILPVRVILESTDPARAQARESKGGALADGIRWAADNGADVINLSLGDDSASAHPEPAEDAAIQYALGKGAVVVASAGNGGDSGDHISYPAAYPGVIAVAAVDKNGTHASFSTRRWYATVSAPGVDVVIADPDRKYYEGWGTSAASAFVSGAVALLRSADPGLTPAQIKKLLQDTARDSPRGGRDDARGYGMIDPAAALAAAAGLKPGAVRPQAAGYGRTYFGGGPDVPAASDDPGDWLAPLSAGGGVLLLATGVALWRSTRVKTPREWL
- a CDS encoding amino acid deaminase/aldolase; the encoded protein is MTPRAADRARYDRATAHLDAPVAIVDLEAFDANADDVVRRAAGKPVRVASKSVRCRALLERVLARPGFAGLMSFTLAESVWLARAGFEDVLLAYPSTDRAAFAELTGDPKLAGAITVMIDDPAQLDLVDRAREGAGHEVRVCLELDTSLQLLGGRVRVGARRSPLRTPAQLAELARSVARRPGFRLVGLMAYEGHVAGVGDAVAGRPLRSRAIRAMQAVARKELAARRAQVVRAVRAVAPDLEFVNGGGTGSVQHTAAEAAVTEIAAGSGLYVPRLFDNYTSFSGRPAALFAQPVVRRPGVGVVTVLGGGYPASGAPGADRLPVPYLPEGLRYDPQEGAGEVQTPLLGSPADDLLIGDKVWFRHAKAGELCERFGELHLVEGDRVTATVPTYRGEGRTFL